AAATTTAAGAGAtcagaatattttaaattaggAATAACAAGAGGGTCTCCTCCAGAAATGATTGCATATGTGTGACTTGGTAGGATTGAATTTAACAATCGTTCAGCCAATATAGCTTGATTTTCATTAAAGACtcctttcatttcattaaaaactactcctttaaaaataataggaGTATTTTTGTCATTTACATCAGCATGTTCTAATCTCCATCCTTCTTGTCGAAAATCCAATTCTCTAAGATTAGGTTTAAAAACAGAATCCAAGTACACTGATTGCAAATTCCTGAAGTCTTTCAAATTTTGTGTTGAAAATGGATATATAGTATAGTCTGGACCAGTCATGGCATTCATGAAAGTAGCTAAAGATCTTCTAAgcattttaaaaaatggatCTCTACAAGGGTATCTTTCGCTGCCACATAGAGTTGTATGTTCTAGTATATGTGGTAGACCAGTAGAATCCATAGGTGTCGTGCGAAATCCAATAGAAAATACATTGTTACTGTCATCTCTGGCTAAGTGTACATATTGTGCTCCTGTAGATAAATGAGTCAACCTTACTGCAGTAAGATACATTTCATCTATTCTTGCAACTTCATCTATTATAAAACCATGTAGGACAGTTCCTTTCTTGAATTTATCAGATGGGTAATGTATTACATctctattataatttattgtttcatattttacatttgCAGAGTAAAAACGTTTTAAACGTTGCAAGAAGTTCTGATGTTGTGAATAGGTTTGacgtgaaaattttaatatatttaacattttatttgatgttgaaaatattattactgaaAAAATCAATCagctgaaaaaataaattaattatatcaatgaaaaataatattaatgtcaTGTTCACAGATTTGTACAATTAACcaaatttatatcgttaatcaaaataaacatACGTAATCATTAatctgttaataataaataataaaatgaattaatgaaaaataacaaaattcatAAGTATTccactttaattattttgaattaaacAGAAATGTACTTTACAAGATTTCTACAATACGCTTCGCAGTCTTATTAAAGAACGTTTACTGGAATAAATGTTAACGATAGGTACAATTTGTACAAATTGTACAAATCCTGATgcaataaaatgattattaacgacacgttataagaaattttaccTCGATTAATAAGATTTcgtaaatacaaatttattctttcacGTTTCCTTATCGTcctaaataaaacaattttacatataattttaaacaatcAAATATTGTCGTCTTTTTATCCATTCACCTTTTTCAAATCAGATTGAAAGTAAGCGGTCGATCCAGAATTTTACCGAATTTGCAGACGATTTTAACCgaacattgaaataataatcattagaGTGTTATCcagaataaaaattcgtagTTTGCTGACTAGTTGCGCCTTTACGATACAATCGTAATCTGTTCGTAATCCAGAAATATCATACCATGGACAAATCTTTAGAtttaattttccattttcatttGTAGCGATACGAAATAAGTcgaacttttttttactcttatcgAGTTgcatgtttattaattaatatagcgagaaacgaaaaaagaaaaattaaaaaaagacgttagggagagagaaaagccaTTGGCTGTTCGCGAAATCGTCGGTTGAAAATTAGCGACAACGTTTCGTTCGACTGGACCAATCGCGTGTCGGAAACGTTAAGATATCAGGGCGCCGTGTCGCGGAGGCGctaagaaatttctttcttctctcgaatGCGTACGTGTACCGCGCCGAGTGAAAGATGCAAGTTCTATGACGATCGAAAGAACGCGCAAAGTGCTATCGGTCTGACTTCCGTGGCCAATACAGAGAGCGAGACCGTCAACCGATTGTCGTCACACCGTGTTTGAGGTCCGACATGGGCCGCGGATGAGTGCTATCAACCGTGACCGATTTATGCCGGGACGATCGGCGTTAAAGTGTCGCGCGTTGTAGTTATGACGGTGAAGCGCACTCGATCATATTGCAAGCGCTTCGGCGAATTGTCGGTACGCGCGAGTGGAGGCTCTCGAATGGCGCCCACGCAGGACGTATACCGGAGAGTGCGATGCTAAcaagtagtaatagtagtagtagtagtagtagtagaagtccAGCTGACTCTGACAAAATGGTAGGGCCCTCTCTATCGGCGGGAGGTTATAGATTCGTACGTGCTACATAATCCGGTACCGTCGCGGTTAGGGTACGATGAGTACTGATAATCATGATCAGTCCAAGCCcaaaccaccaccaccaccatcgtcaTCGGCATCGGCATCGGTatcggcagcagcagcagcagcggcggcaacattaccaccaccaccgccaccaccaccgctaCCACCTCCACCTGCGATACCGCCATCGccatcaccactaccaccatcgtCTACGCGGAACAACGTCCCCGTCGACGAGTACGCTTTCGACGGCACGCGCATCAAGAAAGAACAAAGTGACATTTGTCTCGAGAACGGCGACGGCGCCGGTGCCAGCAACGTCAGTGGAGGCGGCGGTGGTGGCAACGGTGGTGGCAGCGGTGCTGGAGGAAACGGTGGAATCACAAAAGCCGGTATCAACGACAACAAGAGACCGCCGGCCACCCCCGCTCCCATTGCCGGTAGGCTCTCCAACGGCTTCCACGAAGGCGACCTACTTCAGGACATCATCGCGGCCAAGTTCACGACCCTGGCGAATCACGGCTCCACCGGCAAGAACGACAAGATTCGTCTGATGATTGAGGACAGCGTCAGGTTTATACTCTCGACCTTCATTTCAtccttatttatttcctcTAATCacaacatttcttttcttttttcacacacctgttttattctttcttttttcgattaattcagAATTCGCTAAGTCGAAGGCTACGACTCCTGATCGGAATACAGAATTGTCTTTTATAAGTGTTCGTAATTAATTGATGTATACgggacgcaacccagacgcaatcCAGTCGTTTCGTGCAAATCGACAAGTGCTTTATGAGATTATTCGATATAGTCAAATCTACTGATATCACTGTTCTCggattgtattttttcttacattgtATATTTTGCCGCAGTTCTATACCTCAACGGAATTGTACCTCTTATTTATAATGGATTCTTGCTCGGAAATAATTCGCGAATGTATAGAGTTGTTactcgatatatatttatattttattgacgaTGTTCTCTTTTAATAGTTTATTACAATAgtcgtttgaaatattttcgagttGGATCGAGTAATCGATATCGTAATTACTTCTGAAGTTAACTTCGAGTTCTTTCGAATTGTATTTTTGGCGCTtctattttaacgaaaaaaagaaacaattagcATATTCATAAAAGAATGTGCACATTTCGCGTTCAGCACAATTTCTTGATGATTAATTGTTGTCGCATGTTCTTTCGGCGTCGATCTTTACgatttgttaatataaataaacccctttctcatcgatttttatcgcGAAAGATTTATTAGGGATTAAAATGTcacgtaataatatatttaaaattctttataatttagtTGTTTCATAAgcgatttcatttattaataattttattaataatgtatagaTTCTTTGTTTAAATACATGATATATAATGACGTCTTGTATGTTTGCAACAGTGAAGAATCAAAATCACGAGTTCAGGAAATATTTTCCCAAGTTGAGCAACTTAAAATAGAGGAAAAATTGTTGCTGTACCTGAAGCTTCCATTGTCATTGAACAATACTGGAGGAACTGTTGATCCATTGAGGCAGCCATTAAATCCATTAGGAAATCGTTATGAAATTCATCAGACTATTATGTGGATTAAAACACATTTGGAAGAGGATCCTGAAGTTTCCTTACCGAAACAAGAGGTCTATGAAGAATATAAGtatgtttaaaataaatgaatcgtTATTTTCAATGATCAGTTTTGGTttctagaaaagaaattcacataaataaattgttatctTTATGTAATATCTATTTACAGCATGTATTGTATAAGGAATTCTATGAAACCACTGTCAACTGCAGATTTTGGAAAAGTTATGAAACAAGTCTATCCACGGGTACGTCCTCGAAGACTAGGCACAAGAGGCAATTCTCGTTATTGCTATGCAGGAATGCGCAAGAGAGTTAAATTGGAAGCTCCGACGCTGCCTAACATATCTGGAAATCAAACTGTGAGGCAcatctaataaatttttctgatattttaTCTTGTATTTTCCATAACGTGTGTATGATTGTAAAAAGGATCTTTCGTATGTCGAGAAATAATACAACATAGTAGTGATTGTATCatctatttcatatttctagGAGGATGGtacagaagaaaatattaccgAAGAAATGTTAGGTGCTGCTTCTACATTGATTAGGGAATGGGCAGAAAGTGTGTTAGGTTTTAAATTTCCAACTTTGAGTGCCTTAGCACGTCATCTTGTGGATAATCTTTGTGTCGATACGCGATCTCTAGCTGCTGTGTGCATTTTATGCGCTTCCAGGGAACCTGATACTTCATCTAACGAAggtatatcaaataaaatataatgtgaCGTGTCGTGATGCTACTAAAgtcaataaatatttgttgataGAGTCAACGACTGGTTTGTCAGTTACATCAATATCTGGAAAACCAGGAAAATTAAGAGAAGCACAAATACAATTACAACGTAAGCTACAACAACGAGAGCATATAAAAGATCAAAAGCATAGGCATATTGACAATGTTACACAGGTATGGTAttaaaatatctgatattaGACATTTCGTGCAATAGAATATAAATCTAAACGagtacaaatataatttcagaatcagaataaagaaaagattattgataataaagcAGGAGTAAACAAAGGAAGTAAGAAAGTTAAGACCAATCAGTTGCCTCAGGGTACAAATATGCCAGCTGGACAATATGTGTTAAACAAACACAATTTACCTGCCACTGTAACAGTTCGGCAAAAAAAGGTTCTTAAAGCTAGCAGTCAACCCTGCAACAACGTTTCTCCGGAATCCAACTGTGATAATATAGTGGTACAATCGATCGAAGATGTTCAGAATAATAGCAGCACTAGAGTAGTAACGACCAATTGCGTGAATTCAAAGCGAGACGTTAAACCTAAAAATTCCAGAAAGCGTGCCAATCTTAATGTACCAAATCAACCATCGGAATCCAGTCCTGAGAAGCAAACAAAACTTACAGAACAACAGGTACATGAAAATGTAGAGCATTCCAGTATGTTGTTACCTAGGCTCTCATCTGTACAACGTGCGGGGAAAATATCAGTGATATTAGCTAGTAACCTGAAGCCTACCAAGTGTAAAGCCACAGAGGCTGTTAGTAATCAGCCTGCCAAAAACTGTGATATTGAATTGCCAACATGTTCCAAAAATTCCATCAAAATAAATGGTTGCCCCAGTAGTTTCGATTCTAATGGAAATAGAACTGAAACATCGACTCTTTTAACCAAGGATCAACTACGATTGTTGCAAGAAAATTCAAACCTCATAAGTAAGAATGATAAGCTCTGTTCTCTTGATGCGGATGCTTTGGATGATTATTTAAACGGGGGTAATAATTCTcaagaacaagaagaggaATTGTTGCAGTATTTTCAACAGAATAGTTCGTCTAGTTCAGATGTAGAGGCAAATGCCATTACTGGGGACACAGAACAAATATCAAGATCCGATAAAGTGTCTCAATTGAGATTAATATTAGAACAAAATCTAAAAGCTGGTACCGAGCATCCACCGATTGACATAGTATCCGCTACCATAGTCAGGCAGAATACAGTTAGTGAAAAACAGGAGGTTACTCAAACGCATAATTTGATACTTCCAACATTGTTAAATCATTCGAATCAAACTAATACAAGACGCAGGGTTAGTTTTGAAACTAATGTCGTTGAACATGTACAAGATTCCAATGTTGTTACGAATACCGTACCTCAAAGCCCAAACACGCGTCgtagaatatttaatttcacacCAATATCGCCTGGTCCACATTCACCTATCAATGGTCGTGCTTCCAAATCCAATTCCGCAAACGCAAGTCCTTTCGTTTCACCAAGAAATACGCCAGTGCCTCGGTCACGGAGTAATCTACAAGGTGGCAGCTTTAGATCTCGAGCGAGTCAGAAGTCTTTGTCGCGTTCCATATCATGCAGCATGCCGTATACTGGAAAAAACGATACGTTTGTAGTACCTACCAGTGGTCCTGAATTAGTGCGACAAGTATCGATGCCACAGTCACCTCTTACTTGTACAAAGTCATCCGAAGTACAGGTTGGTGGTAGTGCGACGCACATTGCTATAACATCGAAGCAAGAAAGTCAAGGATCACAATGCCCTCCATTTTTAGCATCGGATTTAGCACCGCAAAAGCAACTGCTTATTAATTATCCAAGTCAGGAAAATTTACAAGAAATTAAGAACGTGTATCAAAGACCACAACCAACGGATCAGGAGATCAGTGAATTGTTGCTTGGCAATAAACAATTTACCACCGAACAGCTTTTTTGTAGATCGCAATCTGTTCCTTTACATCGTATGGTAAATCCTGCGTTAATGTCTCCTATTTCAACACAGCAGTGTCTCTCAAGTTTTCAAAGTCATAGTTTTAATCCATCTACAAGCAGTTCAATAGCTCCTACTCCTGTACCTAGTGAATTCAATGATTTTGGTTCTATAGGTCAACCAGAAGGgacttcttatttattaaacgaCGTCGATCCAAACTTTATATCGGATGACCAACAATTTTTGATGAACGATAAAGAGATTACATctgaaaatataacaaatattctcAATATTCTGAGTGAAGAGGGATCACAAAGTTTACAGATTCTTCCGGAACAATCTGGAGAAGAAGATTTGATAGATAATAATGGGATAGTTTTAGATACTTTAccaaattcaaatataaatttgtcagAAGAAGATATGCTGGATCCTTCGAATGTTCTTGATAGTTCAGTCAGTGGGGCATTGCAGAAGATTATACAATCTCGTTCTTATCCAAACACACCTCTTCCTGCACCAGTATCGACATATACACCATCTTATGCAGAAGATAGTAATGGTTCAAGATCATATCCTTCAACACCTCTGCATACAGTACAGTCTCAGGAAGTTTATCAAGAGTCAAACGAACCAATGCTCTCCAGTCCTACACTTAATTCTTTGAATTTACACGGAGATACAACGAGTATCGCTACATCGGATAATGGCTGTAGGAATGTTGCAGATTTACTCGAGACCACTTTCCTTGGAGAGCCCGATGGAGAAGCCGATGATCTGGATCCTCTTAGCAATTTTGATGGATTGCAAGATGTTGATCCATTGACTCCTTTATTCAATGAAGTGACAGAGCCTAATCGTTGAGAAAGGTCTATTTTGACAGAGGTAACTCAGATATTGCATtctttatagaaatttattcaatatttttttatgtagtCGCatgtttttcaattatatcatatatagtactttgtataataatagatacatatattattgtgCAAAGTACATATCATCACAAGGaagaattaatgaatttaagtTCATCCATAGTGTCACAGACGTCAATGTATTTATGTTCAACTTTCAGCAATGAAAATACtacgttgaaatttttaactATACTTGCTTTTAGGCTACTATTTTCtgatcaattttaattacatttttatcttcgcATTAGCTCATATATCTTCTATGCTATAAATATTGTCAATGATTGCAATAGATTATAATTAGTGCAAGTAAATAActctaatatttataaatttattgtcatagtttaattaaataaaataaaaattaatgaacttACTCAttgatacaaaagaaaagttcAAAATAGATGATCGAACAGTTTAGTAGTAGTAGCccatttttgtaatattcgaTGTTACAAATTTTTGGCTGATTATGGGAACATAGGATgttcttctaatttttatgGAATAACAAAGCTCATAACTGccatattttttaaacttcCATTATTTAAATTGCTATCTAATTACGCTGTAATtgctatataattaataaatacgacGGTACTGTGACACGAATTCTAAACTTTTTATAGTGTTTTTCTGACTGCCGACTGTCAAAACattaagataatatattaagatTTTAGAATCTTTTGatgcaaaattaaaattataatgatgtTAAAAGAATGACAATGAAATTGCTCAGCTGAGAGTATTTCTATCTTATATCATCTTAGATatgagagagacaaaaagttgattttatacaaatacttTAATATTCGTCGTTTTGAAGCGCTTGTTTCTAAGTCATTTAAGAACATGTTAATGTGACTCTGTTATTTAACCACTCTATGAAATATTAGCAATCAACTGTTAGGCATTGGTATTGTGCGGTATTGAGCCCAGTATATAATAGAACGTACTTTGTAATCCTATAATTGATTAGTAACTACATTTTGTAATAAAGTATACAGTCTTAGTtgatctttttattacttatcaAATTCAAACTATCAGGTGGTGTTTAAATCCTATAGAAAACAGTGTTTTAGAGCCCCTTGCATACTTTGGTATTATACCACATTTTATATCAGTTAAAACAACACAAGCTATTGCTACAGTagatcttctttctcttctttttttttgtttactaattaacaaattttaaaaatgattccaCGAGAATACAcattagattatatatatatatatattcttttttcgtttttattcaaataGAGTATTTGaatcaatatttatcaataattgttaaaattctttaattcttttatctatattttatgagATGAATTAGCAGCTGTGGTCGATAGTTTTATCACTTGAACTTATGACACAtgtgaaatttttaatctacGTTTTACAACATAGAATaacattatacgtatataaaaatgcgGTAATCGCGATTTATTCACGCATTAACTTACgtataaagtattatatgaAGTGTTACGTAGCTAAAtacgaaattttatatagttaacattatataattaatcgattgatatgatttttgtaaaattttatttgcgaAAAGTTTTATTGATACAAATGGTATAAAGGAAGTTAAATAAAGATTCTTAGCGCTGGTAGAAAAGGAGCATGAAAGAATCTTCCGTGGCAAGCACACTTTCTATCACTTTGTCCTTTAAACAACGTGATCATTCTCAATTATTAGTTATGATAacgagtaaaggaaaaaataaaaatctaataaatagaaagtatcgcagttttattttagaatcgagaaaaattcttCATCAAATATTATGCGATATGAAGAATTAAATGccaggaaaaaaatagaaagtttgTAAGCTAGAGGAGAGCAAGGATAATACGCaatatcaatgaaattgaataagcttattcttttttttttttcttaataaaaatcgtttctcttcgatcgttttttaatGCAAACGttcaaaatgtttaattttaataatgggTTATTTATAATGTTCATTCAATTTAGATTTCTTTATGGAATTTTGCGAAGAAATACCTAATTGTTTTCAGATCACGAATTTTGCAAGTCGATcacgaataaatttgattCGATCGTGTTTGCAATAACAACTGCGAATTATGCGGAAAAcgttttttaaagaaaagaattggaCGATTAGTCAagcgtattaaaaaattgattaactatTCAATTACGATGTTTTACTGCGTATTGCGAGATCGTCGTAAAGTTATTattgtacaaatataaaacTGATTATAATCAagtagtgtgtgtgtgatacgaagggaaagaaaaaaaagatttagtaattaacgaataaatcGTGATAGGATCgtttcgagaagaaaataaaaaaaataaaccgGATTTATTCGCAAACGTAATACTACGAATATTCTTGTGTGAAAAAGTATTTAACACAAATTCGACCAATTCTCGAAAATCTTGCGAATTTCTATGTGAAAAATTGCTACACTTGTAATTATAAGTAAGGAACACGTATTATGATATTACTTGTTACACGCACAAAAACGATTTAGGTAGAAGTTATTcaatataatcgtataatcaGGGTTTGACCGTACTGTTgtgctttttctatttatctagatacaagttaaaattatatatacatatatttcgacAATTCTATTTTACGCTCTTGCGATTCAAATTTCCTTCGTAGTTTAACTACGATTCATACTAATGCATACGTACTAATTTGACCGATATGGAAGTTTTGAAACTTACATAAGAGAGACTACatgtgaaaaatgaaagataacaTCGTCGAAGTCGGTTGATACCAAAAAATACTTGTATCTAGATATATTAACAGCACTATTTTATTTGCAACTGAAaattaacacacacacacacatacacgaaaACCAAAGCGCGTGTACGCGTTTGTGCAAATGTGTTTAATATAAGAACACTCAATAGacacaattatatttaaaagaaggaCGATCTTGTCCGAAGCAAAAGTATTTcaattcatttgaaaaaacTGCCACAAAATTATTCAATGCAATAAGATTACGGCTTTTTCTGAAAGTAATAAATCAAGAATGTGATTGTATAGCGTGACAAGATCGTTGTTATCTCAAGATAATATAACTAATTTACGTCTTGTAACGTCACATTgtattccttttctccttcgataGTTTGTCCATTTAACGATCTAAATTGATCTCACGACTAAGTTGACTAAATCTtttgattcatttttatttaaacgagatTTTATCGTTTTGTCGAAAATAATCCGTTGAAACAATGTTTTACgatagattaatatttttgccGCTTAATATCATCGTATGGTCATAGTTTTTGTAAGAATATTCAGtgtttatttgttctttttttaaatttaaagttATTCGCAAAtttcgaaggagaaaaaatggCTCCAtcgggagaaaaaaaagttattactTAGATATCAATAGTATTGCATGGGGTAGATCAGTGAAATAtacaacatatacatatatcagaGAATCGTAGaatgcaataaaatttttcagatGATTTTTGATCGATGTACACATAAAGCCAGACACGCATATAAATCCAAATCCAATCAGTTATTAGATCTTCAAAGAATACTTGCAGTCACTGATTATTTGTTGTTAAGTAATATGTAATTGAATTTTGCGcggataatattaaagaaacacGCTGGTATGAAGAGAAGGGATATGTTGCattgaaatgaaagaataagagagacagaggggggggggggggggaaagggaagaagaataGTATGACAAAACTCGATGTGTTTATGTTTACtgacatacatataaatgtaccGTTGACATTGTTATCTTGCCAGGAGTGATCTATCTGCGTTCTTGCGACAATCGCATTATTTTCACATCAAGATAAATCTAAtgatatcgtataaaaatgaTCGCGCAGATGAAACGATCTTCAAAAAATCGGCTTCCTCGATTTCAAGAAgattctttcattcatttatatatatataaaaaaaaaaaagaaaaaagaagaagaagaaatttcctTGATCTTTTGTACCGTCGAATGCCAAGCGAATAAAATCAAGCAATCGGAAAGCGGTCTTCCGATTGCGTGAGCAAGTATCGCTGGTGGTTCgcttttctttgtaaataaaaactcttttttttagaaaacgttataaacaaacaaaatcatGATAATGTGTTTACCCCTTTACTCCTATCAAGTAGATGAAATGATGACGAATATGATTCGACGTTTTTCAAAGTTATTCGTTACATCGATTGAATGTAATAATatcatgaaagaaagaaatgaatttatttatgaaaaaaaaagcgaaaaaaaaaacaaaaaaaagaagatagaagaataCGTAGTTTCTTGTGTGGCTTATGAACAGGACCATATCCTAATACCAAATcattcattataaatttatacgtaattgctttcttttatgtCAACTTAGATGCAATGACGGAATTGAatctttgttttcctttgaGAGATCCTTTACACgtaatcattaaataatttatgttgTCAAATAAATGAATTGCAATCTAACAGATGAACAA
The sequence above is a segment of the Vespula vulgaris chromosome 24, iyVesVulg1.1, whole genome shotgun sequence genome. Coding sequences within it:
- the LOC127072195 gene encoding uncharacterized protein LOC127072195, which codes for MSTDNHDQSKPKPPPPPSSSASASVSAAAAAAAATLPPPPPPPPLPPPPAIPPSPSPLPPSSTRNNVPVDEYAFDGTRIKKEQSDICLENGDGAGASNVSGGGGGGNGGGSGAGGNGGITKAGINDNKRPPATPAPIAGRLSNGFHEGDLLQDIIAAKFTTLANHGSTGKNDKIRLMIEDSVSEESKSRVQEIFSQVEQLKIEEKLLLYLKLPLSLNNTGGTVDPLRQPLNPLGNRYEIHQTIMWIKTHLEEDPEVSLPKQEVYEEYNMYCIRNSMKPLSTADFGKVMKQVYPRVRPRRLGTRGNSRYCYAGMRKRVKLEAPTLPNISGNQTEDGTEENITEEMLGAASTLIREWAESVLGFKFPTLSALARHLVDNLCVDTRSLAAVCILCASREPDTSSNEESTTGLSVTSISGKPGKLREAQIQLQRKLQQREHIKDQKHRHIDNVTQNQNKEKIIDNKAGVNKGSKKVKTNQLPQGTNMPAGQYVLNKHNLPATVTVRQKKVLKASSQPCNNVSPESNCDNIVVQSIEDVQNNSSTRVVTTNCVNSKRDVKPKNSRKRANLNVPNQPSESSPEKQTKLTEQQVHENVEHSSMLLPRLSSVQRAGKISVILASNLKPTKCKATEAVSNQPAKNCDIELPTCSKNSIKINGCPSSFDSNGNRTETSTLLTKDQLRLLQENSNLISKNDKLCSLDADALDDYLNGGNNSQEQEEELLQYFQQNSSSSSDVEANAITGDTEQISRSDKVSQLRLILEQNLKAGTEHPPIDIVSATIVRQNTVSEKQEVTQTHNLILPTLLNHSNQTNTRRRVSFETNVVEHVQDSNVVTNTVPQSPNTRRRIFNFTPISPGPHSPINGRASKSNSANASPFVSPRNTPVPRSRSNLQGGSFRSRASQKSLSRSISCSMPYTGKNDTFVVPTSGPELVRQVSMPQSPLTCTKSSEVQVGGSATHIAITSKQESQGSQCPPFLASDLAPQKQLLINYPSQENLQEIKNVYQRPQPTDQEISELLLGNKQFTTEQLFCRSQSVPLHRMVNPALMSPISTQQCLSSFQSHSFNPSTSSSIAPTPVPSEFNDFGSIGQPEGTSYLLNDVDPNFISDDQQFLMNDKEITSENITNILNILSEEGSQSLQILPEQSGEEDLIDNNGIVLDTLPNSNINLSEEDMLDPSNVLDSSVSGALQKIIQSRSYPNTPLPAPVSTYTPSYAEDSNGSRSYPSTPLHTVQSQEVYQESNEPMLSSPTLNSLNLHGDTTSIATSDNGCRNVADLLETTFLGEPDGEADDLDPLSNFDGLQDVDPLTPLFNEVTEPNR